The following proteins are encoded in a genomic region of Dioscorea cayenensis subsp. rotundata cultivar TDr96_F1 chromosome 8, TDr96_F1_v2_PseudoChromosome.rev07_lg8_w22 25.fasta, whole genome shotgun sequence:
- the LOC120267329 gene encoding exopolygalacturonase-like has product MAWQRKAAERYRSLIWNEAWNSFEFKAQSLKFSANRHTEAEGPGFDISRHSGGSISHICYTEKLRSRVGCDPHPYELFEATHTKKGTFELIDARAPSISILFLERSKHFITERFETRARNIQKISGPFNFTSFGSSSNGRNFYIKTRISHRVARGRGRSGRGHHKAKVFNVKKFGACANGRQDDGKAFLAAWTAACSARGRVKLVIPRGTYLLGPVKFRGPCISLMIIVKLKGYLKATTDLSAYEKAGGDDWVEFGFVNNLRLLGGGTFDGQGAASWRFNKCPQKKKCQVLPTSLKFVGLTNTRVRGIKSVNSKFFHISLVECQNFWASNIRITAPGNSPNTDGIHLDRSTGISIHNSIITTGDDCISVGPGSSKIILKNIRCGPGHGISVGSLGRYEGEKDVKDLLVKDCVLTGTTNGVRIKTWENSPQYSSATNMTFDNIVMNQVYNPIIIDQTYCPYSSCDKQSPSKVKVSDINFKNIRGTSASPVAVSLKCSQGVPCKNIKLHNVQLNYHGPTPTTSSCSFVQGLMTSGVQFPYPCTA; this is encoded by the exons ATGGCATGGCAGCGCAAAGCTGCTGAACGTTATAGATCATTGAT ATGGAATGAAGCATGGAATTCCTTCGAGTTTAAAGCTCAAAGCTTGAAATTTTCTGCAAATCGTCATACTGAGGCTGAAGGACCTGGATTTGATATATCCCGGCACTCAGGAGGCTCTATTTCCCACATATGTTATACAGAGAAATTG CGATCGAGGGTTGGTTGTGACCCTCATCCATATGAGCTTTTTGAAGCGACACATACAAAGAAGGGTACCTTTGAGCTTATTGATGCAAGAGCCCCATCCATTAG cATCCTATTTCTAGAGAGGAGCAAGCACTTCATAACTGAACGGTTTGAAACAAGAG CTAGGAATATTCAAAAGATCTCTGGGCCCTTCAATTTTACCTCTTTTGGTTCTTCCTCCAATGGCCGAAACTTTTACATaaag acTAGGAtttcacatagagttgcaagaggaagaggaagatcAGGAAGAGGACACCATAAGGCTAAGGTATTCAACGTGAAGAAATTTGGTGCTTGTGCTAATGGCAGGCAAGACGATGGCAAG GCATTCTTGGCGGCATGGACAGCAGCATGCTCAGCAAGAGGAAGAGTTAAGCTTGTGATTCCAAGAGGCACTTATCTCCTTGGCCCTGTCAAATTTAGAGGCCCTTGCATTAGCTTGATGATCATTGTTAAACTCAAG GGTTACTTGAAGGCAACAACAGATTTAAGTGCATATGAGAAAGCAGGAGGAGATGATTGGGTGGAATTTGGGTTTGTGAATAATCTCCGATTATTAGGAGGAGGAACATTTGATGGACAGGGAGCTGCCTCTTGGCGCTTCAACAAATGcccccaaaagaaaaaatgccAAGTCCTTCCCACT TCACTCAAATTTGTGGGATTGACAAACACAAGAGTGAGGGGAATCAAATCTGTCAACAGCAAGTTCTTCCACATTTCTCTAGTAGAGTGCCAAAACTTCTGGGCCAGTAACATTAGGATAACTGCCCCCGGTAATAGTCCGAACACCGATGGAATTCACCTTGACAGAAGCACAGGCATTTCGATACATAACTCAATTATCACTACTGGTGATGATTGCATCTCCGTTGGTCCAGGCAGCTccaaaataattctaaaaaacaTCCGATGCGGTCCCGGTCACGGCATCAG TGTTGGAAGCTTGGGAAGATACGAAGGCGAGAAGGATGTAAAAGATCTTCTTGTCAAAGATTGTGTTTTAACTGGAACGACGAATGGAGTGAGGATCAAGACATGGGAGAACTCTCCGCAATACAGCTCTGCTACCAACATGACCTTCGATAACATTGTAATGAATCAAGTGTACAATCCAATCATCATCGATCAAACGTATTGTCCTTATTCTTCTTGTGATAAACAA TCTCCGTCGAAAGTGAAGGTAAGTGACattaatttcaaaaacattCGAGGGACATCGGCATCACCTGTGGCTGTAAGCTTGAAGTGTAGCCAAGGCGTGCCCTGCAAGAACATTAAACTTCACAATGTGCAACTCAACTACCATGGCCCTACTCCAACAACATCATCATGTTCATTTGTTCAAGGCCTAATGACAAGTGGTGTGCAATTCCCCTATCCATGCACTGCTTAA